The following nucleotide sequence is from Dromaius novaehollandiae isolate bDroNov1 chromosome Z, bDroNov1.hap1, whole genome shotgun sequence.
TAGAATTACATGGATCAAGTTCTAAATTCACTGTGACAACTTCCAGGCCCAGGATTTACAGAATCTCAGTGCATACCCCCACACTAAGTCACATCCCTGATATTACATTATTGAGCAGTATACTCAAGTTGTAATGATCTAACCATAATGAGCTGCATAATATTAAATTCAGTTTTTCACAGTTCTTCTATTGTAAAATATACAATACTATGGGATTTTTCAAGAATAATCTTTTTTTGTAGTTCATGGCATGAACTGagcttttttttcaaatggaagaAACCATGGTAAAGAAGTGCTCTCAAATTCTAGAAGTGGACATTCAGTGCTGAATACATTTGGTGCCTGGATTTCCCACCTGTAGCAGAGAATGTCTCCACGACCTTTTAACGTACCATTTAATTTCCCCAAAACCAGAGTTTAGAACACAGACATTTAGAAACAGCCTTCCAGTCTGGAATTTTCTTGTCCAGTTTTAATTTATCTGAATTACCAGCATTGATTCAGTTTCCTGTTCTTTGTTTCCACCATAATATATTTATGCAGACCAACCATAACCTCTCTCAGACATCGTATTTTACCAGGATAAAAGCTCTTTTAGCTTTGTGAGGAAAGCAATCTTTGAAAAGGCTAGAGCTGCTAGTCTCAATTCTCAAACAAACGTGACCAGAACACTAAACAGAAATCCAGACTTGGTCTCACTAGGGTCTCTTGTAATGGCCTTTCCACTATCCCTACAAAAAATGTACATGATGGATGTATCTGAAGAATAGTTTTGCATTTTCTCTCACCCACATAACACTGATGGCTCAGTTACTGGAGAATCATTTATTATaggtttcttttctgttctcataTCTCCAAATGAAGAGATCCCAAACTATGATAATAAGGATTATCTTCTAATCATTCAAGCAAGATTGAAATATACACTGTTAAATATCATCCTATTTCAATTTCTGTAGCACATCAGCACTACATACTGATTCTGCTCAATATTGACAATGCCTTCAGTATAAGACACCATCAACCAGCTTTGATACGTTCCATTAATCCTAAACTACAGCATATTCTATTCCATATTTCTATTCCAATGCAGATCAGGTGTAACCATTCGAAAAGcatgctggaaaataaaaattgcaaataATATCTTACCTTGTCCTAAGAGCCACCCAAGCAGCATCAATGTCAGCATACAGGTTCTTCTCTGTTGGTTTCCCAGAACTTGCACCATATCCAGAATAATCATATGAGAATATGTTGCAATTAATCCGTGAACCCAGTCCTATGTAAAAGCTGCTCATCTGACCTAGGTCAACAGCATTTCCATGCGAGAAGAGCAAAGTATACTTGGCATTAGGCGAGCAGCGCACAAACATACAGGCAATCCTGTTACCTTTACTTGTTCTAGTCATGAAGCACTCAATGGCATCTTTTTCTCTAGAAGAATACTGCCAGTCCGCTCGCTCTGAGAGATGTAAAGTCCAGCGACTACCGCTCTCATCACACATCAGTGTGTATGTGGGGTCGGGAGGTAAAAATGCCAGTTTGGAAGCAATTTTCCCTGGGCATGGTGGACAACAGAACAGGCAACACAGTTCACTAAAAGAAAGATTATTCATCTTCTAGTCTGAAATAGGAAGAGAGAGTGGTATCAGTTTCTAGTTACAATCCAtatgaaaagaacaaagaaaaactcATGGAAAATACAAACTTGACCACTCCAGTGAATGAGTAATTTTAGTGAAAGCATTTAACAAAACATAGGTTTAATTATACAAACAAATTTCTGCACAATAGTTTATTCAATTTTATTAACTGATCTAAAATGAGCATGGTATTAACGCAAAACGGTAACTTTAAAGCCCTGTCAGTTTTAAACTTGAATATCAAAATACATTTATCCAGGGCAAGAACAAGCatgaattttggattttgttttgaggAAATAAAGTCCCTCCCCTCAAGGCAACAACAGAACTGTTCACCCCCCTTGACAAATATACATCTTAAAAAGAACCATTAAAATATGCTGTCATGTTTGCAGGATACTAAGGCAATGAAGATCTCTGTAGCCAAGAATCACCACAATGCTTCCCAACTACAGAAAAAATACGAGTAATGGGCCCCGCAAACAGTATCAGTAGTATGAAAGGCGCATGAAGGTCAAAACTTTTAGGAGGCAAAACAAGACATTCCTAATGGCCTACAGAGCACTGGAGACCTTCAGGACACTAAAATCCAGCAATAAACTCTCACCTGCTCCCCATACTAGCTGGCACCAGTGTTTCTGAGCCCTTGGCAGAAATTATTAGCCAAGGTTTCCTGTCTTACAAGGAGGAACTGGGATCATGTTGGGATCATCCATTTTAATGACAAGGCTATTTTTACTCTGTGCTTTAACAAAAGCATCCCACACAAACACTATCGTAAGATATTTGGCAAATCAATATAATCCACACTACCAATTCCAGGTACTGGTTAACAAAGTggagaaaaagaataataataataaaaaaatactacaacaacagaaaaaatcttACTTCTAACTAAAATACTTTACAACATTGAATCAGATTTCAAAATTAGTCCTCTAACTTGTATCAAGTGTAGTTTTCATGCCTGTACACATTGCCAACTCCTTTGAAAAGCTTCATAGAATACTGTTGTAGGAACTTTTGAATATAGATCACAGCACAACTATCCTCATTTTCAATGTGAGTGGTGTCTACCCTGTGATGGGCTATGAATGTATACTGCATGTAATGTCTCATAAAGAAAGCATACTTGTAGTGTAGTAAACAAGCACCACAAGACAGTCTGCTGAACAACATGAGCATTCCTGGAATACTACTGCTGTTTGTAGTGcacaaaaataagtgttttgcCAAGAATGCTGCAGTTGAGTCCTTTCACTTTAGACCTCCAGTTTTCTCTGAAACAGAGGGAAACCCCAGATTCTTAGATATTATGTGTAGCCAACACTAATTTAGAGAAGATGGCAGAAAGGGTACACTAATCACCTCCATTAAGATTAGATTATTTCTTGAATGACAGGTACTGAATAAAAATGACCATATTTCTGGTTGCCAAAGAAACAATAACCTCATGTATGTAATCAGCACAAGTAGTCACTGAAACTTGCAATGGCTCAGCTGTTCCCTGCCAGGCAAGATCATCTGGACATtaagtttaattttaatttgcaagTCAAGACAAGAAGTGGTCTATTGAAGAGGACCATGGATTTGCAAAAGGCTTAAACTATCTTATGCATACAAGAagctcagtattttttctttctttacttctctTGGAGCTGTGAGCACCATAGGAGCCACTTTCTTCAGCTCTACCCAGAATGTTCATGATCACAGCCTAGAGAAACTGTTTTAATGCTTCAACAGACTCTTTTTGTGAAAGAGTCTGTAACTCAGAATTCAACCACTCTTCTACCAGAAGAACAATTACACTGACCTGttctgagtgattttttttctacttggtCAGAAAAAACGAAGGCTAAAGATGGATAATACAAAccgttttatatatttatttatattttatgtgaAAAATCTAGCTACATCTCCAAAAGTGGGGTATAGCCAAGACCAACAGACTGCCTTCTACCCTAGCAATAGAACTATCGCTATAAAATTTACTTTCTTCTCAATCCACTTGTCAGAAAGAATTAAAACAGGAGCTTAATTGATGTATAACTATAAACAACACAAACTACAAATATGATTTCACTCAGAAAACATTTGCTATTTGCCACAGCCATTTCAGAAGACTGAAAGCTGGCCTGTGGAATTCACAGACATGGCAGTAAGGCAGTAACCATTTCAAGCCATACTGGAGAGGGGGTACAGATCCCTCAAATAGCTGAAAGGGCTAAAAATGGACCTTTGCCACATATGGCAAATTATGACCCAAACCAATGAATATAACCAAAGTATGATTTTGCTCCTATACTAGACTGTAACATAGATTTAAGGTAATGTTCCACTTAATCCAATGGAAGTTCTCTTCAACCTAAAGATTCTGATCCTGGTATCGTTCTTCATTTAAATCATAGCTAGCAacagctcttcccccccccccccttttaaacaAATACTTGCTATTTTCCTTACTTGAATGTCCTAAAGAGACAGTAGATCCCTAGCTCCACTAACTGAACAAATCTGACACAAAACACCTACTCAACTCCCTCAGGAGGATACCTCCAACTAAACACAAACAATGTTTTCATTATACTGGAACTGGTTTGTCATTCATTGTATTCACACGAGTGTGTTCTTAACCTCCGGATCTGGAATGAAATCAGGATGTGAGAGAGTCCCCAGGGTGTATAGAGTAATTCTGATATCAGTCTTTAAAAGTACAACTGAATCAGCATTTCAATCTAGTAGTTATTCACGAGATGTCATCATTTAACTTCAATTAAAATAGTCATTATCTTTCCTCAACAGGTATATAGGTGAGATACTTCATTGAAGcaatttagcattaaaaaaaaaaagcatttttaatgaacaaaaagcatttaaacatgaTTTCCTAATGCTTCATCTAGCCAAGAATTATTAAGATACAGTTTAAGAAGAGTCACAAGTAAACCTTCATGTAGCATTGCCCACCCTTGGTAACAGCAGTTCAAAATTCCATTTGGAGACAAATAGTCTTAAAAGACCAATAATTCaattaaatctaaaataaagttTAAGGAACATTAAGAAAATGTCATGAGTGaacttgtattaaaaataacCTCAATAACAAACTGGCTTGATGGAAGCTTTATCTGCACTCTTTCACTAGAACTGAGAGAAAAAACAACACCCACCACAGATTCCCTCAAGGGAATGATTTTAACTCACCTATTCAAAACATATGTTAGAAATACACTCCTATTATCATCTAACATCTTTTTAGCATACATGATGTAAATAAATTTCTGCCCTCATTACAGCAGCACCTTCAGATATACAGATCTACACAACCCCACAACATAACTATTTCACTACTTCTGCTTGTTAATTCAATGCTAATAAAGAAACCAGTGCTGTTCTGCAAAGACAGTTCCTGATGCTGGTAAAATtactcacagggaaaaaaaaagaaaggatactAAAAGAAATATATCCTTTAAAATCCaaaactttgcatttttattgaGTAGAAAAAAACTACAAAAGAAACTGGAATGCATAAACTTTTACTATTGCATGTAGATAggctaagaaacaaaacaaatctaagTAGCCTCACCCATATGCACCCTTTGAGGGAtagattttaaaaggaaaaagagatcACTTTATCAAATTATCTCTAACTCTCtcatgaataaaaaaagaaatgcacaaaatgacaaaattaaaactgcctacaggcagtgGTTTTAAATCCATTCTTTAGTAATTAACCTTTTCATTAAGGCTgacagaagaggggaaaaaaaaaagtctgtctaaTCAGAAAGAACACCTCAAGTATTTATCTTGGGACTCCTAAGATAACACAAATGTATTTCTTTCATATAAGCAATTATTCCCATCTTCCTCCCTCTGTAAACCATAACAGGAGAATGGCTCCCATTATTTATGTCTCCGAATACTTCACTCCATATTAGTAGCTTAGCCTCAAAAGCCCAACCCTTGTAAGCACTTATCTGGAAATGATCTTATACTtacattaaatataaattattctaatcctgtatttaaattaaattacctTTTTCAGAAGAACTATTCCTAAGAACAAAGTCAGCCTTGTAAATACAGCTGCTGGTTTGTAAATGTAATTTAATGTTGCTCTAACTGAGCAACAGGCAAGATCTCAcattgttgggttttttattCATTGTGTTTCATTATATATTGCTGAAATAAGAAACTATAACATAGTATATCTCGTCCTTTCAATGAGGGCAATGAAATGGACACTTGAGTTTAAGCCGGTCTTGAAACAGTAATATTTATTTCAACATCTGCATTATATTATCATGGAACAGAAGGCTATGAATTTCCAGCTTGTTTAATAGTTGAAGGGGCAAAACGTGAACATGTATTGttaaaaaaagcccccccccaaaaaagataaGTATTATATAAAGGCATTAAACTAATGGAACTATTAAGAAAGAACACAGTAGGTCCGGAAAAGAGCACAGAGGAAGTCTCTCTTCACTAACGAAAAACCCAAACCAGAAGTACCCTGGAGTAACTCTTTAACCTTGCAAGTATTTCTCAAAGAGCACAACGACCTATACAAAAACTACGCAGCCTGACAGGACCAAAACTGCACTGCTGGAATAGTTTGATTTTAAACAACAACAGAAATACGGTTACGCTAGTCTCACAAATTCTGACAGTATTAGAAAGCCTAACTTGCATTCAGGATAACACAGAGACGTTTCTGTGCCAGCGACTGTTCTGCTGGTTACTCTGTACACTTCAAAGCAGACCTAATGGCACAGCTGAACCAAGGAAGGAAACGCAGACTGCAGAACTGGGCCATCCCCGCTcacttaaaaaaccaaaacaacccttAAAAGATCCCGGAGAGACAAGTGCGGGATTAAGTCAGATTACATAATGTTTTGCAGGCTCCGGGCAaggcgctgcgctgcggtgcTGCGCGCGCGCCGCGAGGCGCCAGAGCCCCCGCTGCGTCCCGGGGCACCGGCCGGCGGCTCACTGCCCCGGGCGGCGCAGCGGGGACGGAACCCCAGGTTTTTAAAGCCGGTCTGTGCTCCAACAGCTCTGCTCCGTCCTTCGCCTCTCCGCAGCCACCTCCCGGCCAAGCACTTCTGAACCGCGCGTCTGAACAACTCGCGCCCGCGAGCACCCCCACGGCCCGCACCGCACCGACAGCCCCCGTCCCGCGTCCCCGCCGGGGGAGGGCCGCGatggcggggggcggccgcgaagccgccgcgccggccgcgaAGTCTCCCCGCCGCCGAAGCGCATCCGGcaaccgccgccaccgcccccggcccagccccccagccccccgcgcgcgcgcacgccgagggggggaggggagcgcgtACCTCCGCCTGGCGCCCGCTCCGGAGCGCGCGGCCGCCTGCGGCTCCCTCGCTgggcggcgcgcgcgcggccccgcgctcgcccaacggccgcggcggcggtTGTGCTGAGTAACGGCGCGACGCGCAGCCGTGCCCCGCCGCGCTctccgcggagccgccccgccgcgcggcctcGGGCAGCAGCGGCGCCCTGCTCGTCTCTCCGAGCGACTGGAGCCGACGGAGCAGCTGCCTCGGCGGCcaagggggcggcggggcgggagcagcGCCGCGGCGAGCAgcaccggccgcggcgccgccaaTAGGAGCGcagcccgcagccccgctccggccacTGAGGAgccgcccggggcggggcgggcggggaggcggcgaaTGGGCGCGCGCGGGGTGATCGTGCAGACGCCGGCCGCGGCCAATGGGCGGGCTgggcgggagccccgcgccggcagcCAATGGGAGGGGGCGGCGCGagagccgccgcgggggcggaGCGGTTCCGGGGCAAGTGGCGGCGGCGGATGAGCTCGCAGCGGGGGAACGTGGtccggcggcggccgcagcggcaCCAGAACGCGCACGGCTTCCGCAACGACAAGTACGACAGCAGCGCCCGGCGGAAGGtaggccgcgcccgccgccgcgccgccctcccgccccgcggcgacggcgggccgccgccggcccttaGGCGCCCGCTGACGcttggcggcggcgggggaggctcgGTTCGGCTCGGTTCAGCTCAGGAGAGTCACTGCGGCGTTGAGGGAGCGGTCCCTAACGGGTCTGCCGCGGCGCCTCTCTGTCAGCGGGCCCCGGTCTTAAAGCATAACGCAAATATCCTCTACGATATTTGAAACACGTCTGTGAAGTGGAAAGGCCTAAGCCGGAGAGTTAAGTCAAACCGTtcgaaataaaataattttattaaaaagataaaaataaaacatttgctgCTGTGCAGTGAATGTAGTAGGTAAACGTTTCCTGCCGTGTTATTAATGTGATTTCTGGGAAGATGTTTAGTGTTGTCCTTCAGAGTTCACAGCTATCTGATGTTGCTTCAGGCATCTTCACATTTTGAGAATTTACTTTGCAGTTTACCTCGTTTTCCCTATAAATAGCAAGTTTCCTCTCTCATACTTTTGATGTAACTTAAACTCACGTTTCCTTtaaggcttaaaaaaatatattcagatgTTTTCTGggtagaaaaaaaacataaagagTGTCTTCAGCTGTTTTATTAGCACTTTTGCTACACACGTTGCCCTGGTTTGATATTTCACACTGTTGTTGTAAATTACCATTCttgtctcttttgtttttaagcgAGGAAAAGGAAATAGTTTACAGTATATTTTTGGAACATGCTTAATATGCTTGTAGTTGTGATAACAGCAGTGTGGGAGAGGGCAAAGACCAAGAAGTGTGCCTGAGCAGTAACAATAAAGCAGGATGTTTTGTCTTCATAGCTAAACCGAAAAATAGgaataaaacagaagatgaaCTTTCTGAAAAAGGTTTATCTGATGCTGTTGCTATTGCTGTTATGTCAGTATCCCTTTAAGTGAACCTGACTGGGTTGTCAAAATGAAATAattgggggaggggaagaaagtaAAAAATCAAAGCAGTGGCACCAAGAAGGGAATGTTGTTTTAGATGGTTGTATGACTGGTTTCACAGGTTGAACAGGCTGCTTTTGTAGGGCTCCAAGCAGTGCTGGTATTATTTATTGTGTGTCACTACATGATCTCTGATAGGAACATGTTTTCCTGTCTGCCCTGCACgcgtgcgcacgcacacacacacagtatccTAGAGAGTCAGTCTGTCAA
It contains:
- the ABHD17B gene encoding alpha/beta hydrolase domain-containing protein 17B, which codes for MNNLSFSELCCLFCCPPCPGKIASKLAFLPPDPTYTLMCDESGSRWTLHLSERADWQYSSREKDAIECFMTRTSKGNRIACMFVRCSPNAKYTLLFSHGNAVDLGQMSSFYIGLGSRINCNIFSYDYSGYGASSGKPTEKNLYADIDAAWVALRTRYGIRPENVIIYGQSIGTVPSVDLAARYESAAVILHSPLTSGMRVAFPDTKKTYCFDAFPNIDKISKITSPVLIIHGTEDEVIDFSHGLALFERCQRPVEPLWVEGAGHNDVELYGQYLERLKQFVSQELVNL